In a single window of the Patagioenas fasciata isolate bPatFas1 chromosome 22, bPatFas1.hap1, whole genome shotgun sequence genome:
- the GPATCH8 gene encoding G patch domain-containing protein 8 isoform X1 → MADRFSRFNEDRDFQGNHFDQYEEGHLEIEQASLDKPIESDNIGHRLLQKHGWKLGQGLGKSLQGRTDPIPIVVKYDVMGMGRMEMELDYAEDATERRRVLEVEKEDTEELRQKYKDYVDKEKAIAKALEDLRANFYCELCDKQYQKHQEFDNHINSYDHAHKQRLKDLKQREFARNVSSRSRKDERKQEKALRRLHELAEQRRQPECAPGSGPMFRTTTVAVDEEGGDDDDSAAGGSFIQTTSGQAMETPMDRGFLNTGQVGSTVIPGQMPLQTAQAISFGIKSTLGTPLQKIGVSFSFAKKTPVKLETIASVFKDHGEESGSADGAKADERGSSDAGNLQKSGEGESTNNSDGKAEEDDQHDKDSGSLATTLSKLKKMKREDGPTAVEPEYYHYIPPAHCKVKPNFQFLLFMKSTEQMEAENVNKKNTHEVKKGNSPKPKPGKQAEKAVESTGQQKEQSAPETAAQHSKTELKEVPENANIQESKQHPESSLPEPDTTKEIAQPVSGCKDVSEGPKHPTGPFFPVLSKDESTTLQWPSELLIFTKAEPSVSYSCNPLYFDFKLSRNKDAKGKGAEKSKDAGSVCKENVPNAEPGEMSKAKDAENIANRSALKTENKSLSACGSQIKQESSLASVSKGEGEDGSKSVTGKSKSGRSHKHKKKKKHKKSGKHKRKHKEEADEKNRKTDPGEEKPKKRKRHRHRKGKSSLSTESERALKTELSEDCGHFQKKKRCSQESQRKSLSAEEGSSGKKEDGGNSCQEHGSKKHKAEPQQVPASRRRCTAPSLGRSGRRSRQSSGDYDSDEGSRRKRCRQKSPSRYSDDDYDSGSGRSRSRSRSGRGDSSGRSYSSSSDASSERSHYSCRRSYSDDSYSDYSDRSRCRSKRSHDSEDDSDYNSSNHRSKRRKYSSSEDDYSSSRSRSRSRSRSRTHPRDRSRTRSRGRTRSSSCSRSRSKRRSRSVTGRSWKRSRSYSRDRSRSTRSHSQRSLSRKGSRGHESPEERRSGRRDFIRSKIYRSQSPHYFRMGRNEGSALKKEDGKGEDLKGSGSLSQNSSSTGRTSEGDCSPEERNSVTAKLLLEKIQSRKVEKKPCVAEEVLAGPNKVGIKLKDPPQGYFGPKLPPSLGNKPVLPLIGKLPTVRKPNSKRYEESGLERGEEQELSDSEDASQGVEEAQLAGQSLLEDVVMVIQDKALDEQKRDEPAVEIPAVSLEAPALPECFGSGDLVVPHNFLADRSDGDGLEPMDGGNQPVPVETSMMPLVPDVEHFSGYVPQGGDPSMEGDREGGEDSSLAPLESQPITFTPEEMEKYSKLQQAAQQHIQQQLLAKQVKAFPAGAALAPAAPALQPIHIQQPAAAAATSITTVQHAILQHHAAAAAAAIGIHPHPHPQPLAQVHHIPQPHLTPISLSHLTHSIIPGHPATFLASHPIHIIPASAIHPGPFTFHPVPHALYPTLLAPRPAAAAAATALHLHPLLHPIFSGQDLQHPPSHGT, encoded by the exons GGCAATCACTTTGATCAGTATGAAGAAGGGCACCTGGAGATAGAACAAGCGTCTCTCGACAAGCCCATCGAATCG GATAATATTGGACACCGCTTACTGCAGAAACATGGCTGGAAGCTGGGCCAGGGATTGGGAAAATCACTGCAGG GCAGGACCGATCCCATCCCTATCGTCGTCAAGTACGATGTCATGGGCATGGGCCGCATGGAGATGGAG CTTGACTACGCCGAAGATGCCACTGAGCGGAGGCGAGTACTGGAGGTGGAGAAAGAAGACACCGAGGAGCTCAGGCAGAAATACAAG GATTACGTGGATAAAGAAAAGGCAATTGCCAAAGCTTTGGAAGACCTGAGAGCAAACTTCTACTGTGAACTCTGTGACAAGCAGTATCAAAAGCATCAGGAGTTTGACAACCACATTAACTCTTACGATCACGCTCACAAGCAG AGGTTGAAGGATCTCAAGCAAAGGGAGTTTGCTCGCAACGTCTCATCGAGGTCGCGGAAGGATGAAAGGAAGCAGGAGAAAGCGCTGCGGCGGTTGCATGAGCTGGCGGAGCAGAGGAGACAACCCGAATG CGCTCCCGGGAGCGGCCCCATGTTCAGAACCACCACGGTGGCGGTGGACGAGGAAGGTGGCGACGATGACGATTCTGCAGCAGGCGGCTCTTTCATCCAGACGACTTCCGGCCAAGCGATGGAGACGCCGATGGACAGAGGATTCCTCAACACGGGCCAGGTCGGCAGCACCGTCATCCCGGGCCAGATGCCCCTCCAGACAGCACAAGCCATCAGTTTTGGCATTAAGAGCACGTTGGGGACGCCGCTGCAGAAGATCGGCGTCTCGTTTTCCTTCGCCAAGAAGACGCCGGTAAAGCTCGAGACCATCGCTTCTGTTTTCAAGGACCACGGAGAAGAATCGGGTTCTGCAGACGGAGCAAAAGCTGATGAGAGAGGGTCCTCGGATGCAGGGAACCTGCAGAAATCTGGTGAGGGTGAAAGCACAAATAATTCTGACGGTAAGGCGGAGGAAGACGACCAACACGACAAAGATAGCGGGTCTCTAGCCACTACATTATCTAAATTAAAAAAGATGAAGCGAGAAGATGGACCAACGGCAGTAGAACCAGAATACTATCACTACATCCCCCCAGCCCATTGTAAAGTCAAACCCAATTTTCAATTCCTACTTTTCATGAAGTCTACCGAACAAATGGAAGCTGAAAATGTGAACAAAAAAAACACGCATGAAGTTAAAAAGGGTAATTCTCCAAAACCCAAACCCGGCAAACAGGCAGAAAAGGCTGTCGAGAGCACGGGGCAACAGAAGGAGCAGAGCGCTCCCGAAACCGCGGCTCAGCACAGCAAAACGGAGCTAAAAGAAGTCCCAGAAAATGCGAACATTCAAGAGAGCAAACAGCATCCAGAGAGCAGCCTCCCCGAGCCAGACACCACTAAAGAGATCGCCCAGCCTGTCTCGGGCTGTAAAGATGTCTCTGAGGGACCAAAGCATCCAACTGGACCTTTTTTCCCCGTTTTGAGTAAAGATGAGAGCACAACGCTCCAGTGGCCTTCAGAGCTCCTCATATTTACCAAAGCGGAACCGTCTGTTTCGTACAGCTGCAACCCCCTGTATTTTGATTTCAAGCTCTCACGCAACAAAGATGCTAAAGGGAAAGGGGCGGAGAAATCAAAGGACGCGGGGAGTGTTTGTAAAGAAAATGTTCCGAACGCAGAACCTGGTGAGATGAGCAAAGCCAAGGATGCGGAAAACATCGCTAACCGCTCTGCtctaaaaacagaaaacaaatctctGTCGGCCTGCGGCTCCCAAATCAAGCAGGAATCCAGTTTGGCAAGTGTTAgtaagggagagggagaggacgGGAGTAAAAGCGTAACTGGCAAGAGTAAATCTGGAAGGTCCcataaacacaaaaagaaaaagaagcacaaaaagtCCGGCAAACACAAACGTAAACACAAGGAGGAAGCTGATGAGAAAAACCGAAAAACTGACCCGGGGGAAGAGAAACCCAAGAAACGGAAAAGACACCGGCACAGAAAAGGCAAATCCTCTCTTTCTACCGAATCGGAGCGGGCGCTAAAAACCGAACTGTCTGAAGACTGTGgccatttccagaagaaaaagcGATGCTCGCAGGAGTCCCAGAGGAAGTCTCTGTCTGCTGAGGAGGGGAGCAGCGGTAAAAAAGAGGACGGGGGTAACTCCTGCCAGGAGCACGGCAGCAAAAAACACAAGGCCGAGCCGCAGCAGGTACCGGCTTCCCGGAGACGCTGCACGGCCCCGTCCCTGGGCCGGAGCGGCCGCCGCAGCCGGCAGAGCAGCGGCGACTACGACAGCGACGAGGGCTCGCGCAGGAAGCGCTGCCGCCAGAAATCCCCCTCGCGATACAGCGACGACGACTACGACTCCGGCAGCGGGCGCTCCAGGAGCCGCTCTCGCTCGGGCCGCGGGGACTCCTCGGGCAGGTCCTATTCCAGCAGCTCGGACGCGTCCTCGGAGCGCAGCCACTACAGCTGTCGCAGGAGCTACTCGGACGACAGCTACAGCGACTACAGCGACCGCTCGCGGTGCCGTTCCAAGCGGTCCCACGACTCGGAGGACGACTCTGACTACAACAGCTCGAACCACAGGTCGAAGCGGCGCAAATACTCCTCTTCCGAGGACGACTACAGCTCGAGCAGAAGCAGGTCGAGGAGCCGAAGCCGGAGCCGGACACACCCTCGAGACAGGTCGAGGACGAGGAGCCGCGGCAGGAcacgcagcagcagctgcagccgcagccggAGCAAGAGGAGGAGCCGCAGCGTCACGGGGCGCAGCTGGAAACGGAGCCGCAGCTACAGCAGGGACCGCAGCCGCAGCACCCGCAGCCACTCGCAGAGATCGCTCTCCCGAAAGGGCTCCCGAGGCCACGAGAGCCCCGAAGAGAGGAGATCGGGGAGGAGAGACTTCATCAGGTCCAAAATCTACCGCTCACAGTCTCCTCACTATTTCCGGATGGGCCGAAATGAAGGATCGGCGTTGAAGAAGGAGGATGGCAAAGGGGAGGATCTGAAAGGATCCGGCTCACTCtcccaaaacagcagcagcacagggaggaCCTCGGAAGGTGACTGCAGCCCAGAGGAGAGAAATTCCGTCACTGCAAAACTCCTCCTGGAAAAGATTCAGTCCAGGAAGGTTGAGAAGAAGCCCTGCGTCGCCGAGGAGGTGCTGGCAGGGCCAAACAAGGTGGGCATAAAGCTGAAAGATCCTCCCCAGGGCTACTTTGGCCCCAAACTTCCTCCTTCCTTAGGCAACAAACCGGTTCTACCCTTAATTGGGAAACTACCGACTGTTCGAAAACCAAACTCCAAAAGATACGAAGAATCCGGCTTGGAGAGGGGTGAGGAGCAAGAGCTGTCGGATTCAGAGGATGCTTCCCAAGGTGTGGAGGAGGCTCAGCTGGCCGGGCAGTCCCTGCTGGAAGATGTGGTGATGGTGATTCAGGACAAAGCTCTGGATGAGCAGAAACGGGACGAACCGGCCGTGGAAATACCGGCAGTTTCCCTAGAAGCGCCAGCGCTCCCCGAGTGCTTCGGTTCCGGAGACCTGGTCGTGCCGCACAACTTCCTCGCGGATCGGAGCGATGGCGACGGGCTGGAACCCATGGACGGAGGCAACCAGCCGGTCCCAGTGGAAACCAGTATGATGCCCCTAGTTCCAGATGTTGAGCACTTTTCCGGCTATGTGCCCCAGGGCGGGGATCCAAGCATGGAAGGCGATCGCGAAGGAGGAGAAGACTCCTCTCTAGCGCCGCTCGAGAGCCAACCCATCACTTTTACCCCTGAAGAAATGGAGAAATACAGCAAGCTGCAGCAAGCCGCTCAGCAGCacatccagcagcagctcctggccaaGCAGGTCAAGGCTTTCCCCGCTGGGGCGGCCCTGGCGCCGGCCGCGCCGGCACTGCAGCCCATCCACATCCAgcagccggcggcggcggcggccacgTCCATCACCACGGTGCAGCACGCCATCCTGCAGCACcacgcggccgccgccgccgctgccatcGGCATCCA
- the GPATCH8 gene encoding G patch domain-containing protein 8 isoform X2 produces the protein MGMGRMEMELDYAEDATERRRVLEVEKEDTEELRQKYKDYVDKEKAIAKALEDLRANFYCELCDKQYQKHQEFDNHINSYDHAHKQRLKDLKQREFARNVSSRSRKDERKQEKALRRLHELAEQRRQPECAPGSGPMFRTTTVAVDEEGGDDDDSAAGGSFIQTTSGQAMETPMDRGFLNTGQVGSTVIPGQMPLQTAQAISFGIKSTLGTPLQKIGVSFSFAKKTPVKLETIASVFKDHGEESGSADGAKADERGSSDAGNLQKSGEGESTNNSDGKAEEDDQHDKDSGSLATTLSKLKKMKREDGPTAVEPEYYHYIPPAHCKVKPNFQFLLFMKSTEQMEAENVNKKNTHEVKKGNSPKPKPGKQAEKAVESTGQQKEQSAPETAAQHSKTELKEVPENANIQESKQHPESSLPEPDTTKEIAQPVSGCKDVSEGPKHPTGPFFPVLSKDESTTLQWPSELLIFTKAEPSVSYSCNPLYFDFKLSRNKDAKGKGAEKSKDAGSVCKENVPNAEPGEMSKAKDAENIANRSALKTENKSLSACGSQIKQESSLASVSKGEGEDGSKSVTGKSKSGRSHKHKKKKKHKKSGKHKRKHKEEADEKNRKTDPGEEKPKKRKRHRHRKGKSSLSTESERALKTELSEDCGHFQKKKRCSQESQRKSLSAEEGSSGKKEDGGNSCQEHGSKKHKAEPQQVPASRRRCTAPSLGRSGRRSRQSSGDYDSDEGSRRKRCRQKSPSRYSDDDYDSGSGRSRSRSRSGRGDSSGRSYSSSSDASSERSHYSCRRSYSDDSYSDYSDRSRCRSKRSHDSEDDSDYNSSNHRSKRRKYSSSEDDYSSSRSRSRSRSRSRTHPRDRSRTRSRGRTRSSSCSRSRSKRRSRSVTGRSWKRSRSYSRDRSRSTRSHSQRSLSRKGSRGHESPEERRSGRRDFIRSKIYRSQSPHYFRMGRNEGSALKKEDGKGEDLKGSGSLSQNSSSTGRTSEGDCSPEERNSVTAKLLLEKIQSRKVEKKPCVAEEVLAGPNKVGIKLKDPPQGYFGPKLPPSLGNKPVLPLIGKLPTVRKPNSKRYEESGLERGEEQELSDSEDASQGVEEAQLAGQSLLEDVVMVIQDKALDEQKRDEPAVEIPAVSLEAPALPECFGSGDLVVPHNFLADRSDGDGLEPMDGGNQPVPVETSMMPLVPDVEHFSGYVPQGGDPSMEGDREGGEDSSLAPLESQPITFTPEEMEKYSKLQQAAQQHIQQQLLAKQVKAFPAGAALAPAAPALQPIHIQQPAAAAATSITTVQHAILQHHAAAAAAAIGIHPHPHPQPLAQVHHIPQPHLTPISLSHLTHSIIPGHPATFLASHPIHIIPASAIHPGPFTFHPVPHALYPTLLAPRPAAAAAATALHLHPLLHPIFSGQDLQHPPSHGT, from the exons ATGGGCATGGGCCGCATGGAGATGGAG CTTGACTACGCCGAAGATGCCACTGAGCGGAGGCGAGTACTGGAGGTGGAGAAAGAAGACACCGAGGAGCTCAGGCAGAAATACAAG GATTACGTGGATAAAGAAAAGGCAATTGCCAAAGCTTTGGAAGACCTGAGAGCAAACTTCTACTGTGAACTCTGTGACAAGCAGTATCAAAAGCATCAGGAGTTTGACAACCACATTAACTCTTACGATCACGCTCACAAGCAG AGGTTGAAGGATCTCAAGCAAAGGGAGTTTGCTCGCAACGTCTCATCGAGGTCGCGGAAGGATGAAAGGAAGCAGGAGAAAGCGCTGCGGCGGTTGCATGAGCTGGCGGAGCAGAGGAGACAACCCGAATG CGCTCCCGGGAGCGGCCCCATGTTCAGAACCACCACGGTGGCGGTGGACGAGGAAGGTGGCGACGATGACGATTCTGCAGCAGGCGGCTCTTTCATCCAGACGACTTCCGGCCAAGCGATGGAGACGCCGATGGACAGAGGATTCCTCAACACGGGCCAGGTCGGCAGCACCGTCATCCCGGGCCAGATGCCCCTCCAGACAGCACAAGCCATCAGTTTTGGCATTAAGAGCACGTTGGGGACGCCGCTGCAGAAGATCGGCGTCTCGTTTTCCTTCGCCAAGAAGACGCCGGTAAAGCTCGAGACCATCGCTTCTGTTTTCAAGGACCACGGAGAAGAATCGGGTTCTGCAGACGGAGCAAAAGCTGATGAGAGAGGGTCCTCGGATGCAGGGAACCTGCAGAAATCTGGTGAGGGTGAAAGCACAAATAATTCTGACGGTAAGGCGGAGGAAGACGACCAACACGACAAAGATAGCGGGTCTCTAGCCACTACATTATCTAAATTAAAAAAGATGAAGCGAGAAGATGGACCAACGGCAGTAGAACCAGAATACTATCACTACATCCCCCCAGCCCATTGTAAAGTCAAACCCAATTTTCAATTCCTACTTTTCATGAAGTCTACCGAACAAATGGAAGCTGAAAATGTGAACAAAAAAAACACGCATGAAGTTAAAAAGGGTAATTCTCCAAAACCCAAACCCGGCAAACAGGCAGAAAAGGCTGTCGAGAGCACGGGGCAACAGAAGGAGCAGAGCGCTCCCGAAACCGCGGCTCAGCACAGCAAAACGGAGCTAAAAGAAGTCCCAGAAAATGCGAACATTCAAGAGAGCAAACAGCATCCAGAGAGCAGCCTCCCCGAGCCAGACACCACTAAAGAGATCGCCCAGCCTGTCTCGGGCTGTAAAGATGTCTCTGAGGGACCAAAGCATCCAACTGGACCTTTTTTCCCCGTTTTGAGTAAAGATGAGAGCACAACGCTCCAGTGGCCTTCAGAGCTCCTCATATTTACCAAAGCGGAACCGTCTGTTTCGTACAGCTGCAACCCCCTGTATTTTGATTTCAAGCTCTCACGCAACAAAGATGCTAAAGGGAAAGGGGCGGAGAAATCAAAGGACGCGGGGAGTGTTTGTAAAGAAAATGTTCCGAACGCAGAACCTGGTGAGATGAGCAAAGCCAAGGATGCGGAAAACATCGCTAACCGCTCTGCtctaaaaacagaaaacaaatctctGTCGGCCTGCGGCTCCCAAATCAAGCAGGAATCCAGTTTGGCAAGTGTTAgtaagggagagggagaggacgGGAGTAAAAGCGTAACTGGCAAGAGTAAATCTGGAAGGTCCcataaacacaaaaagaaaaagaagcacaaaaagtCCGGCAAACACAAACGTAAACACAAGGAGGAAGCTGATGAGAAAAACCGAAAAACTGACCCGGGGGAAGAGAAACCCAAGAAACGGAAAAGACACCGGCACAGAAAAGGCAAATCCTCTCTTTCTACCGAATCGGAGCGGGCGCTAAAAACCGAACTGTCTGAAGACTGTGgccatttccagaagaaaaagcGATGCTCGCAGGAGTCCCAGAGGAAGTCTCTGTCTGCTGAGGAGGGGAGCAGCGGTAAAAAAGAGGACGGGGGTAACTCCTGCCAGGAGCACGGCAGCAAAAAACACAAGGCCGAGCCGCAGCAGGTACCGGCTTCCCGGAGACGCTGCACGGCCCCGTCCCTGGGCCGGAGCGGCCGCCGCAGCCGGCAGAGCAGCGGCGACTACGACAGCGACGAGGGCTCGCGCAGGAAGCGCTGCCGCCAGAAATCCCCCTCGCGATACAGCGACGACGACTACGACTCCGGCAGCGGGCGCTCCAGGAGCCGCTCTCGCTCGGGCCGCGGGGACTCCTCGGGCAGGTCCTATTCCAGCAGCTCGGACGCGTCCTCGGAGCGCAGCCACTACAGCTGTCGCAGGAGCTACTCGGACGACAGCTACAGCGACTACAGCGACCGCTCGCGGTGCCGTTCCAAGCGGTCCCACGACTCGGAGGACGACTCTGACTACAACAGCTCGAACCACAGGTCGAAGCGGCGCAAATACTCCTCTTCCGAGGACGACTACAGCTCGAGCAGAAGCAGGTCGAGGAGCCGAAGCCGGAGCCGGACACACCCTCGAGACAGGTCGAGGACGAGGAGCCGCGGCAGGAcacgcagcagcagctgcagccgcagccggAGCAAGAGGAGGAGCCGCAGCGTCACGGGGCGCAGCTGGAAACGGAGCCGCAGCTACAGCAGGGACCGCAGCCGCAGCACCCGCAGCCACTCGCAGAGATCGCTCTCCCGAAAGGGCTCCCGAGGCCACGAGAGCCCCGAAGAGAGGAGATCGGGGAGGAGAGACTTCATCAGGTCCAAAATCTACCGCTCACAGTCTCCTCACTATTTCCGGATGGGCCGAAATGAAGGATCGGCGTTGAAGAAGGAGGATGGCAAAGGGGAGGATCTGAAAGGATCCGGCTCACTCtcccaaaacagcagcagcacagggaggaCCTCGGAAGGTGACTGCAGCCCAGAGGAGAGAAATTCCGTCACTGCAAAACTCCTCCTGGAAAAGATTCAGTCCAGGAAGGTTGAGAAGAAGCCCTGCGTCGCCGAGGAGGTGCTGGCAGGGCCAAACAAGGTGGGCATAAAGCTGAAAGATCCTCCCCAGGGCTACTTTGGCCCCAAACTTCCTCCTTCCTTAGGCAACAAACCGGTTCTACCCTTAATTGGGAAACTACCGACTGTTCGAAAACCAAACTCCAAAAGATACGAAGAATCCGGCTTGGAGAGGGGTGAGGAGCAAGAGCTGTCGGATTCAGAGGATGCTTCCCAAGGTGTGGAGGAGGCTCAGCTGGCCGGGCAGTCCCTGCTGGAAGATGTGGTGATGGTGATTCAGGACAAAGCTCTGGATGAGCAGAAACGGGACGAACCGGCCGTGGAAATACCGGCAGTTTCCCTAGAAGCGCCAGCGCTCCCCGAGTGCTTCGGTTCCGGAGACCTGGTCGTGCCGCACAACTTCCTCGCGGATCGGAGCGATGGCGACGGGCTGGAACCCATGGACGGAGGCAACCAGCCGGTCCCAGTGGAAACCAGTATGATGCCCCTAGTTCCAGATGTTGAGCACTTTTCCGGCTATGTGCCCCAGGGCGGGGATCCAAGCATGGAAGGCGATCGCGAAGGAGGAGAAGACTCCTCTCTAGCGCCGCTCGAGAGCCAACCCATCACTTTTACCCCTGAAGAAATGGAGAAATACAGCAAGCTGCAGCAAGCCGCTCAGCAGCacatccagcagcagctcctggccaaGCAGGTCAAGGCTTTCCCCGCTGGGGCGGCCCTGGCGCCGGCCGCGCCGGCACTGCAGCCCATCCACATCCAgcagccggcggcggcggcggccacgTCCATCACCACGGTGCAGCACGCCATCCTGCAGCACcacgcggccgccgccgccgctgccatcGGCATCCA